The sequence below is a genomic window from Cryptosporidium parvum Iowa II chromosome 6, whole genome shotgun sequence.
CGGGTTAGGTTTTTCAACCTTTTGTTCCCAACAAGACATGATTCTGTAACCAGGAATATGATCCTCAAGAATTTCTTGGAAATAGAATTTGCAATATACACAGTTAGTACCAGTTGACCCTTCTCTATGCTTGGAGACTTTATATTTTGGTTGTCCTATCCTTGGAGCTCTTGGCTTAGCTTGCTCTGGATTTTCAGCCTGAGGTTTCACAACAGCCTTCAAATTTTTCTCTTTGGATGCTCTATATGCCAGATTTGTTTGGTGTTTCCTTCCTTGAGTATGAGACAAATATGATCCCTCATTTGTGTGAATTGTAGAACAAAGTCTGCATTCAACTTGTCCAAGGTGGTTCTTCATATAGTAAGGATCCTTAGAAAGATCTATGGACTCTAGAGCAAGCCTCCTAAGTCTCTCTCTCCTCTCAATTGCAATATCCTGGGAGCTCGCCAGAGCTCCACTACCCGTTTTGTGGCCTCCTCTGTTTTCATAGTCcattttctcttttaaGTAGAGTCATTTTCtattagttttttttcacAGCACCTTGGCGCCAATTGCGCCAAAATAATATGCAAGTTCACGAGCATGAATTTGCTGAAATaaaaggaagaaaaaaaatggttGAAAAATGAATACATATTCATCTGTTTAGGTTAATATACAATAATCAAGGTCTTAATTAGGGTAACTCTGAAAGTTGTActtattcaatttttggaGTTTTGTAAATTAGATTActatttttagatttagGAAAGCTTGGTCAGCTATTACttaatcaagaaaatatgGTCAGAGTTCAGTTGTTTTACAATTCCTCATGGGAACGAGTCTTTTTTTACAGTGATGAGCAAGAAAACCTTTTTGATAATGAGCAGAAGTGGGTATTTAGAGAAATGAAACcattagaagaaaatttgGACTGGCATACAATCGAGTTGGAAACAAAAAGGTATGTTgttttttgaagaatagGTCTGAAAAGTTAACTTTCTACTATTTAGAGCTTTTTTGGAGTTTGTTTTGTGTAATACTGAGAAAACAGAATGGGACAATCCTCCTAGTTCATATGGtagaaaaaattactttattaGTATCAAAGATGCAGAGAGGGAGTCAGGAAAAGATGCCAAAAAAGGTCTAAAATTTTGTCTAAAGGATGGAAACTTAAGCCATATAGTTTCAAGACCTCCAATTGCAATTGTAACAGACTTGGATGGAACTTTGATAGGACATGACGAGTATTTGAAGATGTTCAATGAGATTTGGATTAGACAGCATATGTtcaataattccaaattaatCTACTCAACTGGTAGGAACCTCAAAGATTTCCTCCTTGCAGCAAAGCAATTCAATCTTCTTAGACCTGACTATGCAATTTGCGGGGTAGGAACAGAAATATATgaatttccaaataaagaaatgaatCTTGAGACATTTTGTCAAAGGTTATCCAATACTATAGGAAGGAATGTAACAAAAGAGGAATTATTTTCCTTGTTGAGATTCCAGGACATGGGGGAGCGTGTTGAAACCAAGGAGGGAGACGAGGAGAAAGTGACCAAAGATGTGAATCCCATGTTCCCAAGATGGTGCAAAAGCAGGTTATTTGCTTGGCCTGTGGATAAGTGGTTGGAAATCATAAGAAAAACATTCAACAGAGAtgaattgaaaaaagaaattcaagaaaatctGAACAAGATCGGTCTAGAATATTACATTAATGGAAACAACTTTCATGATCCATTTCGTCTATCAGTATCCATCAAAACAGAATATGCTTTGAAAGTGTATGAggaaatacaaataaacaaaaaaagcTATAGGTTCGCCATTAGCGGACAAGGAGCATGGAAATATTTAGATGTGCTTCCTGATAAAGGTGGAAAGCACTTATCTATAATATTTCTCCAAGATGAGATTCTAGGAAATTCTATCCCTTTGGAAAGGTTTCTGGTATGCGGAGACTCTGGAAATGACGCTCATATGTTTACAATCGAGACATGCAAAAACTGTTGTGTCGGAAATGCTCAACAGGATCTCAAGGATTTCTTATTAGGAGGTTGCCTAGTGAACAGTGATGAGCCTGAGTCAAGAAAAGTCTTGAGTAGCCAGAGTGAGCTCCTATGTAGAATTATGGCTTGCCAGAATCTGAAGCCTCCAAAAAAAGTAAGTTTTACTCCAAAAATGTCATTTTGTATTTCACTCAATTGAATCTGAACTTGATTAGGTTTTCATTTCTATGTTGCCAAATGCTGGCGGAATTATTCAAGCATTAATACATAATGATTTTATCACCTATAATATCGACAGTCCAAGCAGTTGATTAGACTTTGGTTAAGTCGGAAACTTGGGTAGCTTTAAAGCCAGATACAGGTCCCGATTCGAATGAGGGGCCCAAGAAGACGGGGGATCGGAAATATTGAGTATATCTCTGATACTCAACTCCTTTCAAATGATAAGTATATCAGACACTCAGCTatctttctttctctttatctctctctttcttttctctATAATAGTTGAAATCCTTCCTATCATTACATCCAATATATTCTAAACGGCTACTATCCGAATATGGGAATAGATAGCTAATAATTCGCTACCGAGTCTCATATATAAGGCAAAGACTAATAGAAAACTTGGTCTCTTCCAATTGGTAGTTGGGAGTCGTACTTAACCATCTTGAAgtttctttcttcttcgttaatttcttttacGAGCTGTCTTTTAAGGATATTTGTTGAGTCAATTGGGATTGACATAGAGTTTTCTTGATTATCCACAAATGATTCGCAAATCAAGGGAATGTTGGATCTAAAAGAAATAGGGAATACTTCTTTAAAGtgttcattatttgaagagTCATTGAGATGGTTGCGCCCAAATTTCTCAATAAAACTATTACAATTGCCACCTTTGTGTAAGAGATCATCACtcttttctaaattaatgCCTGAACTATTCTTGAAACTTCGATCGAGATCACTCATATCTACCTCAGAGTCAGAAGTTCCATCATCGTCTTCATCTTCAGTTAAAAAGCTTCCTTCACTTGTGGATTCGCAGTCATCATAATAGGTCCAAGACGCACCTCCAATAGCTTCATTCTGTGTAGAGACGGGGTTTGGAGAGGTTACAATAATGTAACTAGATGATCTATTATGAATTTGAGATATAGAAAGGTTTTCTTGGGAATTTTCATAAGGAATTACTAATAGATCTTCGGTTCTAGTTTGTATTGGCGGAAGCTCGTCAACAATTCTAACATCACAAATATCCAGGATTGTAGAGAGAGATAGATTAGAAAGTGAGGATATATCATACTTTTCCGATCCAAGGGATTCATTAATTAGAATAATTGACTGCTTTATCTCCTCCAATACTTGGTTGATTACAGGTTCCGATTCCATGATTCTTCcttaataaataaacaCGTTTTTCGAACGCATACAATTCAAGTTAGGCCACTGATTGTATATTAATTGTTATTTTAGGCTACTTGGTTCAACTTTTATCATACACGTTTGAATAAGTTAGTCTTCTACTCTACATATTAAAATTGGCTACTACTTTGCGTTTGGTAATTTTATGCCATCTTTCCTGCGGGCcagaaattaatagaaaatacCCTCTAATAACTTTGGCAgtaaaata
It includes:
- a CDS encoding sucrose-phosphatase-like HAD superfamily hydrolase — translated: KVNFLLFRAFLEFVLCNTEKTEWDNPPSSYGRKNYFISIKDAERESGKDAKKGLKFCLKDGNLSHIVSRPPIAIVTDLDGTLIGHDEYLKMFNEIWIRQHMFNNSKLIYSTGRNLKDFLLAAKQFNLLRPDYAICGVGTEIYEFPNKEMNLETFCQRLSNTIGRNVTKEELFSLLRFQDMGERVETKEGDEEKVTKDVNPMFPRWCKSRLFAWPVDKWLEIIRKTFNRDELKKEIQENLNKIGLEYYINGNNFHDPFRLSVSIKTEYALKVYEEIQINKKSYRFAISGQGAWKYLDVLPDKGGKHLSIIFLQDEILGNSIPLERFLVCGDSGNDAHMFTIETCKNCCVGNAQQDLKDFLLGGCLVNSDEPESRKVLSSQSELLCRIMACQNLKPPKKVSFTPKMSFCISLN
- a CDS encoding splicing factor 3a 66kD; N-terminus C2H2 domain — protein: MDYENRGGHKTGSGALASSQDIAIERRERLRRLALESIDLSKDPYYMKNHLGQVECRLCSTIHTNEGSYLSHTQGRKHQTNLAYRASKEKNLKAVVKPQAENPEQAKPRAPRIGQPKYKVSKHREGSTGTNCVYCKFYFQEILEDHIPGYRIMSCWEQKVEKPNPKYQYLFVGAEPYNTIGIRIPNIELIKQRTQTYWDEQRKIYHIQLYLSSSKQ